The Enterococcus sp. 7F3_DIV0205 genome has a window encoding:
- the arcC gene encoding carbamate kinase: protein MVKRVVVALGGNALGDNLTEQMTAVKETSKAIADLIEAGYEVILSHGNGPQVGMIQLAMEELSLSDPNKYPTIPLSVCVAMSQSYIGYDLQNALREELLSRNLKQPVGTVITQVAVDPKDPAFAHPAKPIGRFMSKEEADELVKEKQVTVVEDSGRGYRQVVASPKPKEIIEIQTITSLIDSGQTVIACGGGGIPVVKEANHLSGIAAVIDKDFCSELLAEMVDADLLIILTAVEKVCVDFGKSTQKELSQVSTSEMKKHAADGQFAPGSMLPKVEAAIQFAESKPGRKTLITLLEKAKDGIVGKTGTIIEQ from the coding sequence ATGGTAAAACGAGTAGTAGTTGCTCTTGGAGGAAACGCTCTAGGTGATAATTTAACAGAACAAATGACTGCGGTCAAAGAAACATCCAAAGCTATTGCAGATTTGATCGAAGCGGGATATGAAGTTATCTTATCGCATGGAAATGGTCCTCAAGTCGGGATGATTCAACTAGCAATGGAAGAATTGTCATTAAGTGATCCGAATAAGTATCCGACGATTCCACTGTCTGTTTGTGTGGCGATGAGTCAAAGTTACATCGGCTATGATCTACAAAATGCTCTACGTGAAGAATTATTGAGTCGTAACCTAAAACAACCAGTTGGAACGGTGATCACACAAGTAGCTGTTGATCCTAAAGATCCAGCATTTGCTCATCCAGCGAAACCGATCGGCCGTTTTATGTCGAAAGAAGAAGCAGACGAACTTGTAAAGGAAAAACAAGTAACCGTCGTTGAAGATTCTGGTCGTGGATATCGTCAAGTCGTGGCATCACCAAAACCTAAAGAAATTATCGAAATTCAAACAATTACATCCCTGATCGATTCAGGTCAGACCGTGATTGCTTGTGGTGGAGGAGGGATTCCAGTAGTCAAAGAAGCCAATCATTTAAGTGGAATCGCTGCAGTGATCGATAAAGATTTCTGTAGTGAACTATTAGCTGAAATGGTGGATGCAGATTTACTGATCATTTTGACGGCAGTGGAGAAAGTCTGTGTCGATTTTGGAAAGTCGACCCAAAAAGAATTAAGCCAAGTGTCAACAAGTGAAATGAAAAAACATGCAGCAGACGGACAATTTGCGCCAGGTTCAATGTTGCCGAAAGTCGAAGCAGCGATCCAATTTGCTGAGTCAAAACCAGGACGCAAGACCTTGATCACATTACTAGAAAAAGCCAAAGATGGAATCGTGGGTAAAACGGGAACGATCATTGAACAATAA
- a CDS encoding Rid family detoxifying hydrolase has product MTNKMVNSPNAPAAVGPYSHSVLAGQTQYISGQLGLDPVSGEMKETVEQQAEQALINLGAILEETDMTYDNVVKTTVFLKHMSDFAKINDIYGKYFSKNLPARSCVEVAELPKSGLFEVEAIAVKS; this is encoded by the coding sequence ATGACAAACAAAATGGTCAACTCACCAAATGCACCAGCCGCTGTAGGGCCGTATTCTCATTCGGTTTTAGCTGGTCAAACGCAGTATATCTCAGGTCAATTGGGTTTAGATCCAGTCAGTGGAGAGATGAAAGAAACAGTGGAACAACAAGCAGAGCAAGCCTTGATCAATTTAGGGGCGATTTTAGAAGAAACAGATATGACTTATGACAATGTTGTCAAAACAACAGTATTTTTAAAACACATGTCAGATTTTGCTAAAATCAACGACATTTATGGAAAATACTTCTCAAAAAACCTCCCTGCACGTTCTTGTGTAGAAGTAGCAGAATTACCGAAGAGTGGACTTTTTGAAGTAGAAGCGATCGCAGTCAAATCGTAA
- a CDS encoding nucleobase:cation symporter-2 family protein: MSERQEKALFDYDAKLSIKEAVPMGLQHVVAAVVGIVTPGIMIAKVCNLSSGDTTIMIQTSLIFSAVATFIQLFPIFGKVGSRLPVMMGASFAYVPILMAIGGDFGIGAIFGAQLVGSILVILVGLSIKKIRILFPPLVTGTVILSIGLSLFPVAIKYMAGGAGSPDFGSAKNWLVALLTFAVVFYFNYFSKGFLKLSSILNGMIIGYILSLALGMVNFTPVKEASFFQVITPLYFGLDFQIVPILTLVVMFIVDAVQAIGQFTATTVGAMDREPTDKELSGGIMGSGFSNFIGSFFGSVPVATFGQNVGLVTVTRVINKYVMVFASVILLVAGFVPKVASILTTIPYAVIGGATISVFASISMTGVRMISSQELTPRNTGVVGISLAFGIGVTLSVGCLSGFPPWVTTIFGNSEVILTTIVAVILNVLLKEEKQVAIE, encoded by the coding sequence ATGAGTGAAAGACAAGAAAAAGCATTGTTTGATTACGATGCTAAGTTATCGATCAAAGAAGCTGTTCCAATGGGCTTACAGCATGTCGTAGCAGCAGTAGTTGGAATCGTCACACCAGGAATCATGATTGCGAAGGTTTGTAATCTAAGTTCAGGAGACACGACGATCATGATTCAAACATCATTGATTTTTTCAGCGGTGGCAACCTTCATTCAGCTATTCCCTATTTTTGGAAAAGTTGGATCGAGGTTACCAGTGATGATGGGTGCAAGTTTTGCTTATGTACCGATCTTAATGGCAATCGGAGGCGATTTTGGAATCGGGGCAATTTTTGGTGCTCAGTTAGTTGGCAGTATTTTAGTTATTTTAGTCGGATTGTCGATAAAAAAAATTCGGATATTGTTTCCACCGCTTGTGACAGGTACCGTTATTTTGAGTATTGGTTTATCTCTTTTTCCTGTTGCAATCAAGTATATGGCTGGAGGCGCTGGGAGCCCCGATTTTGGGTCAGCCAAAAATTGGTTGGTGGCATTACTGACATTTGCTGTAGTGTTTTACTTTAACTATTTTTCAAAAGGCTTTCTTAAATTATCATCTATTTTAAACGGAATGATCATTGGTTATATCCTGTCTTTAGCGTTAGGTATGGTCAATTTCACGCCTGTCAAAGAAGCATCATTTTTTCAAGTGATCACGCCACTTTATTTTGGCTTAGATTTTCAAATCGTTCCGATTTTGACATTAGTTGTGATGTTCATTGTGGACGCAGTTCAAGCAATCGGACAGTTTACAGCAACGACTGTTGGCGCAATGGATCGGGAACCGACAGATAAGGAACTTTCTGGTGGTATTATGGGGAGCGGTTTCTCAAACTTTATTGGCAGCTTTTTTGGGTCAGTTCCCGTTGCAACTTTTGGTCAAAATGTAGGATTGGTGACCGTAACGAGAGTGATCAATAAATATGTCATGGTTTTTGCTTCAGTTATTTTGTTAGTAGCAGGTTTTGTCCCAAAAGTTGCGTCGATCTTGACGACGATTCCTTATGCAGTAATAGGTGGTGCAACAATTTCTGTTTTTGCATCGATCTCAATGACTGGCGTTCGGATGATTTCATCTCAAGAATTGACACCAAGAAATACTGGAGTTGTAGGAATCTCTTTGGCGTTTGGAATCGGCGTTACGTTATCAGTTGGCTGCTTAAGTGGATTTCCACCTTGGGTAACAACTATTTTTGGGAATTCAGAAGTGATTTTAACCACCATCGTTGCAGTTATCTTAAATGTTTTACTTAAAGAGGAAAAACAAGTAGCAATTGAGTAA